The region CGATCTCCCGTTCCTCTGTCCCTTTCAGATAGAACGTGATCTCTCCCTGACCTAATTCGCTGACCTGCCTGTCGAATTCTTCGTGAAATACGATAAAAGCATCAAGGCTGTCTGACGCGATGAGTTCCTGTCCCTCCTCAAGGTGGATCTGCTCAAATACGAGGATGTTTTCCTGCTCGTGAAGCATTTCTACGAATTCAACGGCGTTCTCTCCCGCAAACACTCCAACCTTGAGTTCTCTGACCTGAGCCTTTGCCTCGTGAGACATAATGAATCTGGATGTCAGTCCGATCATCACTGGAAACATCAGCAATGGCACGATAATCATGGTTATGATGGTGCGGCGGTCCCGAAGGGAATCCTTCAGTTCTTTCCGAAATATCGTCATAATCGTTTTCATGATCTGCCCTCCTGAAGAGTGCGAATGAATTCTTCCTCCAGCGATCCGGCCTGCATCCTGTCCTCGAAAGCCTGGTAAGTATCGTTGTACAGAAGTTTACCTTCGTGAAGAATAGCGAGATCATCGCTTATTAAACTGACTTCACTCATGATATGCGTGGAAAAGATGACAGTTTTGTTTTCACTTTTGCAGCGACGGATAAGATCAATAATGCTTCGGGAAGTGATAACATCCAGACCAACTGTCGGTTCATCAAATATCACCACATCCGGATCGTGTATAATGGTTCGCACAATAGAGACTTTCTGCTTCATTCCCGATGAGAGTTTGCCGATACGTCTGTCAGCAAAATCATTCATATCCAGCAGGTCGAAGAGTTCTTCTTTGCGACGATTGAAATCAGCATCATTCATATTGTGAAGATCGGCGTAGTACTTGACCAGTTCCTTTGTAGTCAGACGATCATAGAGCTTGGTAGATCCGGTCAGAAAGCCAAGATGGGAACGGACCTTCTGAGCAGATTCTACAGTATCGTATCCGGCTACTTCAATGCTTCCTGAGTCAGGTTTCATAAGTGTTGCTATCATGCGCAGAATGGTG is a window of Candidatus Aegiribacteria sp. DNA encoding:
- a CDS encoding ATP-binding cassette domain-containing protein, which translates into the protein MIVVKDLYKTFKLAKKQKKEKGSSCADGKVHAVSGVSFECRPGRIFCLLGPNGAGKTTILRMIATLMKPDSGSIEVAGYDTVESAQKVRSHLGFLTGSTKLYDRLTTKELVKYYADLHNMNDADFNRRKEELFDLLDMNDFADRRIGKLSSGMKQKVSIVRTIIHDPDVVIFDEPTVGLDVITSRSIIDLIRRCKSENKTVIFSTHIMSEVSLISDDLAILHEGKLLYNDTYQAFEDRMQAGSLEEEFIRTLQEGRS